One genomic region from Lichenibacterium dinghuense encodes:
- a CDS encoding copper resistance protein B: MLRLLPLAALLIASEPAAAQDLLDLINGGTHLDTANTLGGAAPYGNPIADQRVYGNVFFDQFEGRLANGSYFRWDGQGWIGDDYNKLWLKTEGRYNADGRGLVSDGDQELLYDRPVSTYFDVQGGIRSDIDSLRNRTWAALGLQGLSWGFWNLELTGYASDGGHFALRSNASYDLYVTQRLVLQPQMEANVYSKADRGRELGSGLSDIDSGLRLRYEFTREFAPYVGVAYQRFFGGTADYRRRDGEGRGDLRALTGLRFWF; encoded by the coding sequence ATGCTTCGGCTCCTGCCTCTCGCCGCCCTCCTTATCGCCTCGGAGCCAGCCGCAGCGCAGGATCTGCTGGACCTAATCAACGGCGGCACGCACCTCGACACCGCGAACACGCTCGGCGGCGCCGCGCCCTACGGCAACCCCATCGCGGACCAGCGCGTCTACGGCAACGTCTTCTTCGACCAGTTCGAGGGACGGCTGGCGAACGGCTCCTATTTCCGTTGGGACGGCCAGGGCTGGATCGGCGACGACTACAACAAGCTATGGCTCAAGACCGAGGGGCGTTACAATGCAGACGGCCGCGGCCTCGTGTCGGACGGCGACCAAGAACTGCTCTACGACCGGCCGGTGTCGACCTACTTCGACGTGCAGGGAGGTATTCGCTCCGACATCGACAGCCTGCGCAACCGCACCTGGGCGGCGCTGGGCCTGCAGGGCCTGTCCTGGGGCTTCTGGAACCTCGAGCTGACGGGTTACGCCAGCGACGGCGGCCACTTCGCTCTCCGGTCCAACGCGTCCTACGACCTCTACGTCACCCAGCGCCTCGTGCTGCAGCCACAGATGGAGGCGAACGTGTATTCCAAGGCGGACCGAGGGCGTGAACTCGGTTCGGGGCTCTCCGACATCGATTCGGGCCTGCGGCTCCGCTACGAGTTCACGCGCGAGTTCGCACCCTACGTCGGCGTCGCCTACCAGCGCTTCTTCGGCGGCACCGCGGACTACCGGCGCCGCGACGGCGAGGGACGCGGCGACCTGCGCGCCCTCACCGGTCTGCGGTTCTGGTTCTGA
- a CDS encoding copper resistance system multicopper oxidase, protein MAHRSAPPRPALTRRRFVAGLGAAAASSLLGLRQARAAFALKSPGEAIVPVTSSYDLVVARGTANKTGTETWANTINGGTPGPTLRWREGDVVTLNVRNDMPEVTGLHWHGIILPNDMDGVPGLEFAGIAPGETYQYRFPVLQSGTYWYHSHMGYQEQKGVYGALVIDPVGRDFVQADRDYVVLLSDWTDEDPKDIQNKTKYQSDYYNFGKRTVTSFFADVERSGLEPVLKERFHENESRMDPSGLEAPSGETYTYLINGQPPSANWTALFRPGERVRLRFINASAATYYDVRIPGLAMSVVNVHGNDVVPVAVDQFRIGVAETYDVVVRPTQDRAFTIYAEDLGRSGYARGTLAPRDGMEAEIPVHDPRPLRTMTDMGMQGMMGKDQIGASHPNGSRIGGIMGEHAADVIGKKNLGKLAGHQPMAKPPEGVELDEPGVEVQMKPKMLTERMRTPGDGLNFLPRRELSFSDLRSILPAVDDRPPTRTITLKLSGNMQRMIWGFDGKKYTEVGPIDVTVGERFRLVMINETMMTHPIHLHGMWMELENGQGRHRPYLHTLSVQPAEKLSVLITPVATGQWPLHCHILYHFEAGMFRTLRVLPRDA, encoded by the coding sequence ATGGCCCACCGTTCCGCCCCGCCGCGTCCTGCGCTCACCCGCCGCCGCTTCGTCGCCGGGCTCGGCGCCGCGGCGGCATCCAGCCTGCTCGGGCTCCGGCAAGCCCGTGCCGCCTTCGCGCTGAAGAGCCCCGGCGAGGCAATCGTGCCGGTCACCTCGTCCTACGATCTCGTCGTCGCGCGCGGCACAGCCAACAAGACCGGCACCGAGACTTGGGCCAACACGATCAACGGCGGCACGCCCGGCCCGACCCTGCGCTGGCGCGAGGGCGACGTCGTCACGCTCAACGTCCGCAACGATATGCCGGAGGTCACGGGCCTGCACTGGCACGGCATTATCCTGCCCAACGACATGGACGGCGTGCCGGGCCTGGAGTTCGCCGGCATCGCGCCCGGCGAAACCTACCAGTACCGCTTCCCCGTGCTGCAGAGCGGCACCTACTGGTATCACAGTCACATGGGCTACCAGGAGCAGAAGGGCGTCTATGGGGCGCTGGTGATTGATCCCGTCGGCCGCGACTTCGTACAAGCAGACCGCGACTACGTGGTCCTGCTGTCCGACTGGACCGACGAGGATCCCAAGGACATCCAGAACAAGACCAAATACCAGTCCGATTATTACAATTTCGGCAAGCGTACGGTGACGTCCTTCTTCGCCGACGTCGAGCGCTCCGGCCTCGAACCGGTGTTGAAGGAGCGCTTCCACGAGAACGAGTCGCGCATGGACCCGTCGGGCCTGGAGGCGCCGTCGGGCGAAACCTACACCTACCTCATCAACGGACAGCCGCCCTCCGCCAACTGGACGGCGCTGTTCCGACCCGGGGAGCGGGTGCGCCTGCGCTTCATCAACGCCTCGGCGGCGACCTACTACGACGTGCGCATTCCCGGCCTCGCCATGAGCGTCGTCAACGTGCACGGCAACGACGTCGTGCCCGTGGCGGTGGACCAGTTTCGCATCGGCGTCGCCGAAACCTACGACGTCGTGGTGCGGCCGACGCAGGATCGCGCCTTCACGATCTATGCCGAAGACCTCGGCCGCTCCGGCTACGCGCGGGGCACGCTGGCGCCGCGCGACGGCATGGAAGCCGAGATCCCCGTCCACGATCCGCGCCCACTGCGCACCATGACCGACATGGGCATGCAGGGCATGATGGGGAAGGATCAGATCGGCGCGTCTCACCCGAACGGGTCGCGCATCGGCGGCATCATGGGCGAGCACGCGGCCGACGTGATCGGCAAGAAGAACCTCGGCAAGCTCGCCGGACACCAGCCCATGGCCAAGCCGCCCGAGGGCGTTGAACTCGACGAACCGGGGGTCGAGGTGCAGATGAAGCCCAAGATGCTCACGGAGCGGATGCGCACGCCCGGCGACGGGCTGAACTTCCTGCCTCGGCGCGAGCTCAGCTTCTCGGACCTGCGCTCGATCCTGCCGGCCGTCGACGACCGGCCGCCGACGCGCACCATCACGCTCAAGCTCAGCGGCAACATGCAGCGCATGATCTGGGGCTTCGACGGCAAGAAGTACACAGAGGTCGGGCCCATCGACGTCACGGTGGGCGAGCGCTTCCGCCTCGTCATGATCAATGAGACCATGATGACCCACCCCATCCATCTGCACGGCATGTGGATGGAGCTGGAGAACGGCCAGGGCCGCCATCGGCCCTACCTCCACACGCTGAGCGTTCAACCGGCTGAGAAGCTGTCCGTGCTGATCACGCCTGTGGCGACAGGACAATGGCCGCTGCACTGCCACATCCTGTACCACTTCGAGGCCGGCATGTTCCGCACGCTGCGCGTGCTGCCGCGAGACGCGTGA
- a CDS encoding permease produces the protein MSYLHQIGHALLMSLGMMWQTGWTLVLGFTVSALLQTVVPADKMREALGRGGAKDIAAATALGAASSSCSYASAAIMRTLFKKGAALSTSLAFMFASTNLVLELGIILYVLMGWQFTAGEWIGGVVLVAVMSLLLKLVYPEALIEEARRHEEAGSGHHHMSMTVEGDTWWERLRKPETRVRIAQNFAMEWSMLWKDLLIGFAVGGFLAAFVPDAWWKAMFLQDASPWIKVPFDGLIGPVVACLTFVCSIGNVPLAAVLWAGGASFGGVLAFLYADLLVLPLLDVYRRYFGWRMAAFMAGLFFATMALSAVVMDLAFTALGLVPSHDVDVRARLTTFSLNYTFWLDLAFGALAVYLFWVNRQHPMDHGHQGHQGHDASRDGHRRGTAPARA, from the coding sequence ATGTCCTACCTGCACCAGATCGGCCATGCCCTGCTGATGAGCCTCGGCATGATGTGGCAGACCGGGTGGACCCTGGTGCTCGGCTTCACCGTGTCGGCCCTGCTGCAGACCGTGGTGCCGGCCGACAAGATGCGTGAAGCGTTGGGCCGCGGCGGCGCGAAGGACATCGCGGCCGCCACCGCACTCGGCGCTGCGTCCTCGAGCTGCTCCTACGCGTCCGCCGCAATCATGCGGACCCTGTTCAAGAAGGGCGCCGCGCTGTCCACCTCGCTCGCCTTCATGTTCGCATCCACCAACCTCGTGCTGGAGCTCGGCATCATTCTGTACGTGCTGATGGGCTGGCAGTTCACGGCCGGCGAATGGATCGGCGGTGTGGTGCTCGTCGCCGTGATGAGCCTGCTCTTGAAGCTGGTCTACCCGGAGGCGCTGATCGAGGAAGCGCGCCGGCACGAGGAGGCGGGGTCGGGACACCACCACATGTCCATGACGGTCGAGGGCGACACGTGGTGGGAGCGGCTGCGCAAGCCGGAGACGCGGGTCCGCATCGCCCAGAACTTCGCCATGGAATGGTCGATGCTGTGGAAGGACCTGCTGATCGGTTTCGCCGTCGGCGGCTTCCTCGCGGCCTTCGTGCCGGACGCGTGGTGGAAGGCCATGTTCCTCCAGGACGCCTCGCCCTGGATCAAGGTGCCGTTCGACGGGCTGATCGGCCCCGTGGTGGCTTGCCTGACCTTCGTGTGCTCGATCGGCAACGTGCCGCTCGCGGCCGTGCTGTGGGCGGGCGGTGCGAGCTTCGGCGGCGTGCTGGCCTTCCTCTACGCCGACCTGCTCGTGCTGCCGCTGCTGGACGTCTACCGCCGCTACTTCGGCTGGCGCATGGCGGCCTTCATGGCGGGGCTGTTCTTCGCCACGATGGCGCTCTCGGCGGTGGTCATGGATCTCGCCTTCACGGCGCTCGGCCTCGTGCCGTCCCACGACGTCGACGTGCGGGCACGGCTGACGACGTTCAGCCTGAACTACACATTTTGGCTCGACCTCGCCTTCGGCGCGCTCGCCGTGTACCTGTTCTGGGTGAACCGGCAGCACCCGATGGATCACGGCCACCAGGGTCATCAGGGCCACGACGCGTCGCGCGATGGACACCGGCGCGGCACGGCGCCTGCACGGGCCTGA
- a CDS encoding fasciclin domain-containing protein: MTKGLRALTLATALAMGTASAAYAADPMVGGAPMMASKNIVQNASQAKNLTTLVAAVKEAGLVDTLEGPGPYTVFAPTNAAFDKLPKATVEALMKPDMKADLKKVLTYHVVAGKVDAAELAKDIKAGGGTYNMKTVEGGTLTAKMDGDRIALIDEKGGGAFVETPDVYQSNGVVHVIDSVLMPK, translated from the coding sequence ATGACCAAGGGACTGCGCGCCCTGACCCTCGCCACCGCCCTCGCGATGGGGACGGCGTCGGCGGCCTACGCGGCCGATCCGATGGTGGGCGGCGCGCCGATGATGGCCAGCAAGAACATCGTCCAGAACGCATCGCAGGCGAAGAACCTGACCACGCTGGTCGCCGCCGTGAAGGAAGCCGGGCTCGTCGACACGCTGGAGGGCCCCGGCCCGTACACGGTGTTCGCGCCCACCAACGCGGCCTTCGACAAGCTGCCCAAGGCCACGGTCGAGGCGCTGATGAAGCCCGACATGAAGGCCGACCTCAAAAAGGTGCTGACCTACCACGTTGTGGCAGGCAAGGTGGATGCGGCCGAACTCGCCAAGGACATCAAGGCGGGCGGCGGCACCTACAACATGAAGACCGTCGAGGGCGGCACGTTGACGGCCAAGATGGACGGCGACAGGATCGCCCTCATCGACGAGAAGGGCGGCGGCGCTTTTGTCGAGACGCCGGACGTGTACCAGTCGAACGGCGTCGTGCACGTCATCGACAGCGTCCTCATGCCGAAGTGA
- a CDS encoding BA14K family protein produces the protein MHRGFGGFHHGFGGFHHRGFGFHRGFGFHRGFGRPRFYGRRGIYGRRFGYGGYGVGAGVAGLAAGAIIGGAVAAAARANSSVAYCERRFRSYNPATGTYLGYDGLRHRCP, from the coding sequence TTGCATCGCGGCTTCGGCGGCTTCCATCACGGCTTTGGCGGATTCCACCACCGAGGCTTCGGCTTCCATCGAGGCTTCGGCTTCCATCGCGGTTTTGGTCGTCCCCGTTTCTATGGTAGGCGTGGTATCTACGGTCGTCGCTTTGGGTATGGCGGCTACGGTGTTGGCGCCGGAGTCGCGGGGCTCGCAGCCGGTGCGATCATCGGGGGGGCTGTAGCAGCGGCGGCACGGGCCAATAGTTCTGTCGCATACTGTGAACGTCGGTTCAGGTCATACAATCCGGCGACAGGGACATACCTGGGCTATGACGGGCTACGCCATCGATGCCCGTGA
- a CDS encoding aldo/keto reductase, with product MISTRYRPPHDFGLGGVAIGNEFEFATDEQAEATLAAAWDAGVRYFDVSPWYGLGLAERRFGRFLSRKPRGEFVISSKVGKLLRASRDNEAKRFFPFSSSPNTPHFDYTADGVLRSVEDSLQRLGLDRLDIVFVHDLSPDNGYLPDDWEALWPDAEKGAFPALTRLREEGVIDGWGMGVNRPEPILRCLQCADSDIHLLASQYSLIDHANAVEHVLPAAREAGVSFVVGSALNAGFLGGEPRYNYGEGNSVIPAEKRDKLARLRAVAGDHGVDVVAAALQFSLAPIEASALIVGTAKPFHILADQAALHAKIPPAFWDELRAKGVIHTQAAVPLQ from the coding sequence ATGATATCGACCCGCTACCGCCCCCCGCACGACTTCGGCCTCGGCGGGGTGGCGATCGGCAACGAGTTCGAGTTCGCCACCGACGAGCAGGCCGAGGCGACGCTCGCCGCCGCCTGGGACGCCGGCGTGCGATACTTCGACGTGTCGCCCTGGTACGGCCTCGGGCTCGCCGAGCGCCGCTTCGGGCGCTTCCTGTCGCGCAAGCCCCGCGGCGAGTTCGTCATCTCATCCAAGGTCGGCAAGCTGCTGCGGGCGAGCCGGGACAACGAGGCCAAGCGCTTCTTCCCCTTCAGCTCCTCGCCCAACACGCCGCACTTCGACTACACGGCAGACGGCGTGCTGCGGTCGGTCGAGGACAGCCTGCAGCGGCTCGGCCTCGACCGCCTCGACATCGTGTTCGTCCACGACTTGTCCCCCGACAACGGCTACCTGCCCGACGACTGGGAAGCGCTGTGGCCGGATGCGGAGAAGGGCGCGTTCCCGGCGCTCACCCGCCTGCGCGAGGAGGGCGTGATTGATGGCTGGGGCATGGGCGTGAACAGGCCGGAGCCGATCCTGCGCTGCCTCCAGTGCGCGGACAGCGACATCCACCTCCTGGCGAGCCAGTACTCGCTCATCGACCATGCCAATGCGGTGGAGCACGTGCTGCCGGCGGCGCGCGAGGCGGGCGTCAGCTTCGTGGTCGGCTCAGCGCTCAACGCGGGCTTCCTCGGTGGTGAGCCGCGCTACAACTACGGCGAGGGCAACAGCGTCATCCCGGCCGAGAAGCGCGACAAGCTCGCCCGCTTGCGCGCCGTCGCCGGCGACCACGGCGTCGACGTCGTTGCCGCGGCGCTCCAGTTCAGCCTCGCGCCCATCGAGGCTTCCGCGCTGATCGTCGGCACCGCCAAGCCGTTCCACATTCTGGCCGACCAAGCCGCCCTGCACGCGAAGATCCCGCCCGCGTTCTGGGACGAACTACGGGCGAAGGGCGTCATCCACACGCAAGCCGCCGTGCCATTGCAATGA
- a CDS encoding alpha/beta fold hydrolase: MTYLTARDGSEIYYKDWGSGRPIVMIHGWPLTADTWDPQAMALAEAGFRVIAYDRRGFGRSAQPWTGYSYDALADDLADVMEKTGASNDAALVGFSMGGGEVARYMSRHSGRGVSRAVLVSSVVPYMLQTPDNPDGTPQSTFDAIAEGLKRDRPHFLRRTFLPQFLGAGFLTSPVSDEVMDDAARQAMMAGLKPTLDCAVAFATTDFRPDLPVFKVPTLIIHGTGDKTVPIGAAGRAAHRSIAGSTLIEYEGEPHGLNVTASDRLTKDLLAFLRR; encoded by the coding sequence ATGACATACCTGACCGCGCGGGACGGGTCGGAAATCTACTACAAGGATTGGGGAAGCGGCCGGCCGATCGTCATGATTCACGGATGGCCGCTGACCGCCGACACCTGGGACCCGCAGGCCATGGCGCTGGCCGAGGCCGGGTTCCGGGTGATCGCCTACGACCGGCGCGGCTTCGGCCGCTCGGCCCAGCCCTGGACCGGCTATAGCTACGATGCCCTCGCGGACGACCTCGCCGATGTCATGGAGAAGACCGGGGCGTCGAACGACGCGGCCCTGGTCGGCTTCTCCATGGGCGGCGGCGAGGTCGCCCGCTACATGAGCCGCCACAGCGGCCGAGGCGTCAGCCGCGCCGTTCTGGTCTCCTCGGTGGTGCCCTACATGCTGCAGACGCCCGACAACCCGGACGGCACGCCGCAGAGCACCTTCGACGCCATCGCGGAGGGGCTGAAGCGGGACCGGCCGCACTTCCTCCGCCGGACCTTCTTGCCGCAGTTCCTCGGCGCGGGCTTTCTGACGAGCCCGGTCAGCGACGAGGTGATGGACGACGCAGCCCGCCAGGCGATGATGGCCGGCCTCAAGCCGACCCTGGACTGCGCGGTCGCCTTCGCGACCACCGACTTCCGCCCCGACCTGCCGGTCTTCAAGGTGCCGACGCTGATCATCCACGGGACGGGCGACAAGACGGTGCCGATCGGTGCCGCCGGGCGGGCGGCGCACCGGAGCATCGCGGGCTCGACGTTGATCGAATACGAGGGCGAGCCTCACGGCCTCAACGTCACCGCGAGCGACCGGCTGACGAAGGATCTGCTCGCCTTCCTGCGGCGATGA